In the genome of Flexistipes sinusarabici DSM 4947, one region contains:
- the cimA gene encoding citramalate synthase, translated as MPHEDKTLVLYDTLLRDGTQSEDVNFTVQDKVRIAEELDDFGIDFIEGGWPGSNPRDIEFFNEVKKSKVNPAKICAFGSTRRAKKSCENDESIQALLQSGAANITIFGKTWDLHVTEALKISLENNLELINDTISYLKKKVSNVFYDAEHFFDGYKANPEYALKTLKAAMDAKADCLVLCDTNGGTMPDELVDIIKKVREVTGEYPLGIHCHNDSECAVANSVLAVRNGITHIQGTINGYGERCGNANLCSVIPNLQLKYGYDCVEDENLKKLWSLSRLVNELGNLKHNIHQPYVGRAAFAHKGGVHVSAILKNARTYEHIKPELVGNTQRVLVSDLSGKSNLMYKAKDFGLELDSNDPKMNSLLEKLKELENKGFQYEGAEASFELLVRKAIGNFTKFFDLLSFRVIDEKRSAIEPPFAEATVMLRVGGDIEHTAAIGNGPVNALDNSLRKALEKFYPSLKTMDLVDYKVRILTGKDGTKAITRVLIESKDETDTWGTVGVAHNIIDASYQAMVDSIEYKLFKDTYK; from the coding sequence ATGCCTCATGAAGATAAAACCTTAGTGCTTTATGATACTTTGCTCAGAGACGGGACACAGTCGGAAGATGTCAATTTTACCGTGCAGGATAAGGTACGGATAGCAGAAGAGCTTGACGATTTCGGAATAGATTTTATCGAGGGAGGATGGCCGGGTTCTAATCCCAGAGATATAGAATTTTTTAATGAAGTTAAAAAATCCAAAGTAAATCCGGCAAAAATATGCGCATTCGGCAGCACAAGAAGGGCGAAAAAAAGCTGTGAGAATGACGAAAGCATCCAGGCACTTTTGCAAAGCGGAGCGGCCAATATAACAATCTTCGGCAAAACGTGGGATTTGCATGTTACCGAAGCTTTAAAAATATCTCTGGAAAATAATCTGGAACTTATCAATGATACAATTTCATATTTGAAAAAGAAGGTCAGCAACGTATTTTACGATGCAGAGCACTTTTTTGATGGTTACAAGGCCAATCCTGAATATGCGCTAAAAACGCTTAAGGCTGCTATGGATGCAAAAGCCGACTGCCTTGTTTTATGTGACACAAACGGCGGGACTATGCCCGATGAATTGGTTGATATAATCAAAAAAGTAAGAGAAGTTACCGGAGAGTATCCTCTGGGTATTCATTGTCATAACGACAGTGAGTGTGCAGTTGCCAATTCTGTTTTGGCTGTACGTAATGGTATTACACATATTCAGGGGACGATAAACGGATATGGAGAAAGATGCGGTAATGCAAACCTCTGCTCAGTTATACCGAACCTTCAGTTGAAGTATGGTTACGACTGTGTGGAAGATGAAAACCTGAAAAAATTGTGGTCCCTCTCCAGACTTGTCAACGAACTTGGTAATCTCAAGCACAATATCCATCAGCCGTATGTGGGCAGAGCAGCTTTTGCTCATAAAGGCGGGGTTCACGTAAGTGCCATTCTGAAAAACGCCAGAACTTATGAACATATAAAACCGGAACTTGTCGGCAATACACAGCGGGTACTTGTTTCCGATCTTTCAGGTAAAAGTAATCTCATGTACAAAGCTAAGGATTTTGGTCTTGAGCTCGACAGTAATGATCCAAAAATGAACAGCCTTTTGGAAAAGCTGAAAGAACTCGAAAACAAAGGGTTTCAATATGAAGGTGCTGAGGCATCTTTTGAACTTCTGGTTCGTAAAGCTATAGGTAACTTTACAAAGTTTTTTGACCTTTTGAGTTTCCGCGTTATAGACGAAAAAAGAAGTGCCATAGAACCTCCTTTTGCAGAGGCTACCGTTATGCTGAGAGTTGGAGGAGATATTGAGCATACAGCAGCAATAGGCAACGGCCCGGTTAATGCTCTTGATAATTCTCTGAGAAAGGCTCTGGAAAAATTCTACCCCAGCTTAAAGACTATGGATCTTGTGGATTATAAAGTGCGGATTCTTACCGGTAAAGACGGCACAAAAGCTATAACAAGGGTTTTGATAGAATCCAAAGATGAGACGGACACATGGGGCACCGTGGGGGTAGCACACAACATCATTGATGCAAGTTATCAGGCAATGGTGGATTCTATTGAATACAAGCTGTTTAAGGATACGTATAAATAG
- a CDS encoding cytochrome ubiquinol oxidase subunit I, translating to MDFPFWIHPYISGGQLIASIAILHVFISHFAVGMGLYVVLAEQKAVKNEDWELLKFVKTNSSLILFISAILGALTGVGIWFSIALVSPAGTGSLISIFVWGWASEWVFFVLEISALLMYYYTWDKISHKTHIFIGWLYFIGAFFSLVIIAGIIAFQLTPGTWNTDRTFWSAFFNASYLPQVVGRFGISLILAAVYSTLVLSFTKNERVKKTAGHFSGIFAAAGFILTFGGFYWWEISLPQNIQGLLSGGNAILTNFFRYASFTALGLAIVSLFFTFVIPKKINIVVAVILMVTGLYSFGYYEFARERARKPFIIMDYMYANGILKSEVSRLNKEGILSETDWTLLGKPDTKIAKGRAVFEAECVSCHEIEGYNALKPKVQGMGEQDIAFFLTMLDSNPLMPPFVGTETERKALAAYINKEVNGGS from the coding sequence ATGGATTTTCCTTTTTGGATTCATCCTTATATCTCAGGAGGTCAGCTCATTGCATCAATAGCAATACTGCATGTTTTCATTTCTCACTTTGCAGTTGGAATGGGGCTGTATGTGGTGCTGGCAGAACAGAAAGCTGTGAAAAATGAAGACTGGGAACTGCTGAAATTTGTAAAAACAAACAGCTCTTTAATACTTTTTATTTCAGCTATTTTAGGCGCACTGACAGGTGTAGGGATATGGTTCAGTATTGCACTGGTTTCACCTGCAGGAACTGGCTCTTTAATTTCCATTTTTGTATGGGGATGGGCCAGCGAATGGGTATTTTTTGTTCTGGAGATATCCGCTCTGCTTATGTATTACTATACATGGGACAAAATCAGCCATAAAACACATATCTTTATAGGCTGGCTGTATTTCATCGGAGCATTTTTCAGTCTTGTTATAATCGCAGGGATAATAGCCTTTCAGCTTACTCCCGGAACATGGAATACGGACAGGACATTTTGGAGTGCATTCTTCAATGCCAGCTATCTGCCTCAGGTTGTGGGAAGATTTGGAATCAGCTTGATTCTGGCAGCCGTTTATTCCACACTTGTGCTCTCATTCACAAAAAATGAAAGGGTTAAAAAAACTGCCGGACACTTTTCCGGGATATTTGCTGCTGCAGGGTTCATTCTGACATTTGGTGGATTTTACTGGTGGGAAATCTCACTGCCCCAAAATATACAGGGACTCCTATCCGGCGGCAATGCCATACTTACCAACTTTTTCAGGTACGCATCTTTCACTGCACTCGGTCTTGCAATTGTTTCCCTTTTCTTCACCTTTGTAATTCCTAAGAAAATAAACATTGTAGTGGCTGTGATTTTGATGGTAACAGGACTTTATAGTTTCGGATATTATGAATTTGCCAGAGAACGTGCCAGAAAACCTTTCATTATCATGGACTATATGTATGCCAACGGAATATTGAAAAGTGAGGTCAGCAGACTAAACAAAGAAGGTATCCTTTCAGAAACCGACTGGACTCTGCTGGGCAAACCGGATACAAAAATCGCAAAAGGAAGGGCAGTCTTCGAAGCAGAATGTGTGAGCTGCCATGAAATCGAAGGTTATAATGCCCTGAAACCAAAAGTGCAGGGTATGGGCGAACAGGACATAGCTTTTTTTCTCACAATGCTTGATTCCAACCCCCTGATGCCGCCTTTTGTGGGAACGGAAACGGAAAGAAAGGCGCTGGCAGCGTATATAAACAAAGAAGTTAACGGAGGTTCATAA
- the hflC gene encoding protease modulator HflC, translated as MKKIISIAGVLLILAVMLIGGAFYVVNVDQQVVVTYLGKPVKNIKKPGLYVKIPFLQQATYFSKKILDYDADPRIVITEDKKNLLLDNYCKWRIADPLKFFQAVRTTNGAMSRLDDIIYSEIRVELGNHTLTEVIAANRAEIMKNVTMASKKKAEEYGIKIVDIRIKRADLPPENEKAVFARMVSERERIAKRYRSEGKEEAKKIRANADKEKRIILAEAYRKVQNIKGETDSKTIKIYADAYSANESFYAFNKKLEIFDSLSENNKYFLTTQSDIFELLEKGVK; from the coding sequence ATGAAAAAAATAATTTCAATTGCAGGTGTCCTGCTAATACTTGCCGTAATGTTGATTGGCGGCGCTTTTTATGTTGTAAACGTTGATCAGCAGGTTGTTGTTACCTATCTTGGTAAACCTGTGAAAAACATAAAAAAACCTGGTTTGTATGTGAAAATCCCATTTTTGCAGCAAGCCACATATTTTTCCAAAAAAATACTGGATTATGATGCTGATCCGAGGATCGTGATTACAGAGGATAAGAAAAACCTCCTGCTGGACAATTATTGTAAATGGCGCATTGCAGATCCTTTGAAATTTTTTCAGGCTGTGAGAACCACTAATGGTGCTATGTCAAGGCTTGATGATATTATTTACTCGGAAATAAGAGTTGAACTGGGGAATCATACTTTAACGGAAGTTATTGCAGCCAACAGGGCTGAAATTATGAAAAATGTCACAATGGCTTCTAAGAAAAAAGCAGAAGAGTACGGGATTAAAATTGTTGATATACGTATCAAAAGGGCGGATCTACCCCCTGAAAACGAGAAGGCTGTATTTGCCAGGATGGTATCAGAGAGGGAAAGAATTGCAAAAAGATACAGATCCGAGGGTAAAGAGGAAGCTAAAAAAATTCGTGCTAATGCTGACAAAGAAAAACGTATAATCCTCGCTGAAGCATACAGAAAAGTTCAAAATATTAAAGGTGAGACGGATTCCAAAACAATTAAAATATATGCCGATGCATATAGTGCCAATGAATCTTTTTATGCATTTAACAAAAAACTTGAGATTTTTGATTCATTGAGTGAAAACAACAAATATTTTCTGACAACTCAATCGGATATTTTTGAATTATTAGAAAAGGGAGTGAAGTAA
- the murI gene encoding glutamate racemase: MTIGIFDSGVGGLTVFKSIAENFPEMDLFYLGDTARVPYGNKSPSTVKRYSEECASFLIANFNVDALVIACNTASSYAIDFLREKFGIPVVGVVAPGSYQAVKTSINKKIGIIGTNGTVKSRSYYNAIKRINGDIDVYQKACPLFVPLVEEGRIHHEITDMVIKEYVGILHSKGIDTLILGCTHYPLLKKRIKSLFPSLNIVDSAEAILKDIENLNIPFKENGKREIFVTDDACSFEKFAQQILGETKISEVNIEK; this comes from the coding sequence GTGACAATAGGTATTTTTGATTCCGGAGTAGGGGGGCTAACAGTTTTTAAAAGTATTGCCGAAAATTTTCCAGAAATGGATTTATTCTATCTGGGAGATACGGCAAGGGTTCCGTACGGCAACAAATCTCCTTCCACTGTAAAACGATACAGTGAAGAGTGTGCTTCTTTTCTCATTGCAAATTTTAATGTGGATGCCCTTGTGATTGCCTGCAATACAGCATCATCCTATGCAATTGATTTTCTTCGGGAAAAATTTGGCATCCCTGTAGTAGGTGTTGTTGCACCCGGTTCTTATCAGGCAGTTAAAACAAGTATTAACAAAAAAATCGGCATCATAGGAACAAATGGGACGGTGAAAAGCCGCTCCTACTATAATGCAATAAAAAGAATAAACGGAGACATTGATGTGTATCAAAAAGCCTGCCCGCTTTTCGTCCCCCTCGTGGAAGAAGGAAGAATCCATCACGAAATAACGGATATGGTAATAAAAGAATATGTCGGAATACTTCACAGCAAAGGAATAGATACGCTGATATTGGGGTGCACACATTACCCGTTGTTAAAAAAACGTATAAAATCCCTTTTCCCGTCTTTGAACATTGTTGATTCAGCTGAAGCAATATTAAAAGACATAGAAAACCTGAATATTCCATTTAAAGAAAATGGTAAAAGAGAAATATTTGTAACTGACGACGCGTGCTCATTTGAAAAGTTTGCACAACAAATACTCGGAGAAACGAAAATTTCAGAAGTTAATATCGAAAAATAA
- a CDS encoding homoserine dehydrogenase, translated as MKKSINVGIIGYGTVGRGTLEVLLDNKDVIKDKTGFTLNVKTVADLKIEEIEDDYLENVTNKTTDAYDVINDKEIDIVIELIGGYSPAKTFIMDSIANKKHVVTANKALLAVDGQDIFQAAEENNVCLGFEGSVGGGIPVIRVLKEDLAANNVKEIYGIINGTANYILTKMEEEEKEFADVLIDAQSLGYAEADPTFDVEGTDTAHKISILSSIAFNTVVPFENVFVEGISNIKCVDVEFAKKLGCKIKLLAIAKKNDNDIEVRVHPTIIPHNYILSKVQDVFNAVYFVSDKLDRTIHYGRGAGSLPTGSAVVSDIITIARDMKCKCPSRVPVLGFTKEYKSYFPVKDINDIESAFYLRFSAEDKPGVLSKIAGVLGKYNISINSAIQPSQTSPGEIVPLVFMTYETIGRNVKNAVDELDNSDFVRDKTVVIRVEGI; from the coding sequence GTGAAAAAGAGCATTAATGTTGGAATTATCGGTTACGGCACAGTGGGCAGAGGTACACTGGAAGTGCTTTTGGATAACAAAGACGTTATTAAGGACAAAACCGGCTTTACCCTTAATGTTAAAACTGTGGCCGATTTAAAGATCGAGGAAATTGAAGATGATTACCTGGAAAACGTTACCAATAAAACCACCGATGCTTACGACGTTATAAACGATAAAGAGATAGATATCGTTATAGAGCTGATCGGGGGCTACAGCCCTGCAAAGACCTTTATTATGGACTCTATTGCCAATAAAAAGCATGTTGTAACAGCAAACAAAGCTCTGCTTGCAGTGGACGGACAGGATATTTTTCAGGCTGCAGAAGAGAATAATGTTTGTCTCGGTTTTGAAGGGAGTGTCGGCGGCGGGATTCCCGTTATCAGAGTTCTAAAAGAAGATCTGGCTGCCAATAACGTTAAAGAGATTTACGGTATTATTAATGGAACAGCAAATTATATTCTTACCAAAATGGAGGAAGAGGAAAAGGAATTTGCCGATGTGCTGATAGATGCCCAGAGTCTTGGGTATGCTGAAGCTGACCCCACTTTTGATGTGGAAGGGACTGATACTGCACATAAAATTTCCATCCTTTCATCAATAGCATTCAATACTGTAGTGCCTTTTGAAAATGTTTTTGTGGAAGGTATCTCTAATATCAAATGTGTGGATGTTGAGTTTGCCAAAAAACTGGGTTGTAAGATAAAACTGCTGGCCATTGCAAAAAAGAATGATAACGATATTGAAGTTCGGGTACACCCGACTATAATTCCCCACAACTATATTTTATCCAAAGTTCAGGATGTTTTTAATGCAGTTTATTTTGTATCCGATAAACTTGACAGAACAATACATTACGGGCGCGGGGCAGGCAGTCTTCCCACCGGCAGTGCAGTTGTTTCCGATATTATAACAATTGCCAGGGATATGAAATGTAAATGCCCGTCACGGGTTCCTGTTCTCGGTTTTACAAAAGAGTATAAGTCATATTTTCCTGTAAAGGATATAAATGATATCGAGTCTGCATTTTATCTGCGTTTCAGTGCTGAAGATAAGCCCGGGGTTTTGTCAAAAATAGCCGGAGTACTTGGGAAATATAATATCAGTATCAATTCAGCTATACAACCGTCCCAAACTTCGCCTGGTGAGATTGTTCCTCTTGTTTTTATGACTTATGAAACAATTGGAAGAAATGTAAAAAATGCTGTGGATGAGCTTGATAATTCCGATTTCGTGAGAGACAAAACTGTTGTTATCAGAGTGGAAGGCATATAA
- a CDS encoding aspartate kinase — protein MSLVVMKFGGTSVGSVERIKNVAKRIAKRKEEGHDVVVTCSAMGGETDRLINLLTEISPKYDPREYDMLVSTGEQASIALVTQALKEMGYDAISFTGPQIGMVTDGAHSKARIKEISAERLKEAISKGKICVVAGFQGIFPETGDITTLGRGGSDTTAVAIAAAINADVCEIYTDVDGIYTADPRIVRGARKLDKVSYEEMLELSSLGAKVLQSRSVEFGMKYGVDIMVLSSMEEKPGTLVTKEDIEMEKVIVSGVTADKNQAKITIRGVPDRPGIAAEIFGRLAENHINVDMIIQNVSVELKTDLSFTVAKTDLLRAMDVCEKVAKDIEAQDVISDEKIAKISVVGVGMKSHAGVAADMFKTLQENNINIQMISTSEIKISAVIEEKYSELAVRVLHEKLLPEGEDAS, from the coding sequence ATGAGCTTGGTGGTCATGAAATTCGGTGGAACCAGCGTCGGCTCAGTAGAGCGGATTAAAAATGTTGCAAAAAGAATAGCCAAACGCAAAGAGGAAGGGCACGACGTTGTGGTCACCTGCTCTGCAATGGGCGGGGAAACCGACAGACTTATAAATTTGCTAACAGAAATAAGCCCCAAATATGATCCAAGAGAATACGATATGCTTGTTTCAACCGGAGAACAGGCGAGTATCGCCCTTGTTACCCAGGCGCTGAAAGAGATGGGTTATGATGCGATATCCTTTACCGGTCCTCAAATAGGGATGGTTACCGATGGCGCACATTCAAAGGCCAGAATAAAGGAAATCAGTGCTGAGCGCTTGAAAGAGGCGATAAGTAAAGGCAAAATCTGTGTTGTTGCAGGTTTTCAGGGTATTTTCCCGGAGACCGGAGATATAACAACACTCGGCAGAGGTGGTTCAGATACTACGGCTGTGGCAATAGCTGCTGCTATAAATGCGGACGTCTGCGAAATATATACGGATGTTGATGGTATTTATACGGCTGATCCCCGCATTGTCAGAGGAGCAAGAAAACTTGATAAAGTATCATATGAGGAAATGCTTGAACTCTCATCGCTGGGGGCAAAAGTCCTTCAATCGAGAAGCGTTGAATTCGGCATGAAATATGGTGTTGATATAATGGTACTGTCATCTATGGAAGAAAAACCCGGTACATTAGTTACAAAGGAGGATATAGAGATGGAAAAAGTTATTGTTTCAGGTGTAACAGCAGATAAAAATCAGGCAAAAATTACTATTAGGGGTGTTCCGGACAGGCCCGGAATTGCAGCGGAAATTTTTGGCAGACTGGCCGAAAATCATATAAATGTTGATATGATTATCCAGAACGTAAGTGTTGAACTAAAAACAGACCTTTCTTTCACTGTGGCTAAAACAGATCTTTTAAGAGCTATGGATGTGTGTGAAAAGGTTGCCAAAGATATAGAAGCTCAGGATGTTATCAGCGATGAAAAGATTGCCAAAATATCTGTTGTGGGTGTTGGTATGAAAAGTCATGCCGGTGTTGCAGCTGATATGTTCAAAACATTACAGGAAAATAATATCAATATACAGATGATTTCCACCAGTGAAATAAAAATATCAGCTGTAATTGAAGAGAAATATTCTGAATTAGCTGTCAGGGTATTACATGAAAAATTATTGCCGGAGGGAGAAGATGCCTCATGA
- a CDS encoding vitamin B12-dependent ribonucleotide reductase, with amino-acid sequence MEDNKRENKDNKKKNNLKINYQEIKKRLNEEPQLSANAVTVLRRRYLKKDEEGNVIESPMEMFQRVAINIAQAELLYNKDCDISKTAESFYNEMVSLRFLPNSPTLMNAGKELQQLSACFVLPVNDSLEEIFESVKHTALIHKSGGGTGFSFSRLRPKDDVVKTTKGVSSGPVSFMSVFDSATETIKQGGTRRGANMGILRVDHPDIMDFIYAKRDKSRLTNFNLSVGLTEEFMKAVDENREYDLINPKNNKVLKKLNAREVFNEMVTLAWEGGDPGIIFLDRINRDNPTPQVGEIESTNPCGEQPLLPYESCNLGSINVSRFVDNGNIMWEELQNTVKTATHFLDNVIDMNKYPIKQIEDMTKRNRKIGLGIMGWADMLAKLDIPYNSEEALKLAEDLMKFIRDKGREASSEIAKIRGNFPNFEGSIYPGLGFEYMRNATITTIAPTGTISIIGGSSSGVEPYFAIAFYRNVMDNDKLVEVCPTFREISKKEGFFSSELFEYIAEKGTVKESTVVPEKYKKIFVTAHEISPKWHVRMQSAFQKFTDNAVSKTVNFANEATPDDVREVYELAYKEGCKGITIYRDGSRTGQVLNVGTSKDKEGGKEDEKFLEVKGTFSPKPRPKMLMGRTIEMMTGCGKLYVTINYDEEGEPFEVFTSMGKAGGCAQSQCEAMGRLISLALRSGGEPETIIKQLKGISCHMRYGFGPNQVLSCADAVGKAIEKAVSNPIEISVINQEKVTVDKLLEEAEKGEKKVEESTDTPTVKNGACPECGGPIQHVEGCDVCYSCGYSHCS; translated from the coding sequence ATGGAGGACAATAAAAGGGAAAACAAAGACAACAAAAAGAAAAATAACCTAAAGATCAATTACCAGGAAATAAAGAAACGGTTAAATGAAGAACCTCAGCTTTCTGCTAATGCGGTAACGGTCCTCAGAAGGCGTTACCTTAAGAAAGATGAAGAAGGCAATGTCATTGAGTCTCCAATGGAAATGTTTCAGCGTGTTGCCATTAATATAGCTCAGGCTGAGCTGTTATATAATAAAGACTGCGACATAAGCAAAACAGCAGAATCTTTTTACAATGAAATGGTATCTCTTAGGTTTTTGCCAAATTCACCCACACTTATGAATGCCGGTAAAGAGCTTCAGCAGCTTTCTGCATGCTTTGTGCTGCCGGTAAACGACTCACTGGAAGAAATTTTTGAATCTGTTAAGCATACCGCTCTTATACACAAATCAGGAGGCGGCACAGGTTTCTCTTTTTCAAGGCTGCGTCCCAAAGATGACGTGGTAAAAACTACAAAGGGTGTCTCCAGCGGCCCCGTTTCCTTTATGAGTGTTTTTGATTCTGCAACTGAAACTATAAAGCAGGGAGGCACAAGGCGCGGTGCCAATATGGGTATCTTGCGCGTCGACCATCCGGATATAATGGATTTTATTTATGCAAAAAGGGATAAATCCCGTCTTACCAATTTTAACCTTTCTGTAGGATTAACAGAAGAGTTCATGAAAGCAGTTGATGAAAACCGTGAATACGACCTTATCAATCCAAAAAATAACAAAGTATTAAAAAAGTTGAATGCCAGAGAAGTTTTCAATGAAATGGTAACCTTAGCCTGGGAAGGCGGTGATCCCGGAATAATTTTCCTTGACAGAATCAACAGAGACAACCCCACCCCGCAAGTCGGTGAAATTGAGAGTACAAACCCCTGCGGAGAGCAGCCGCTGCTGCCATATGAATCCTGTAATCTCGGCTCAATTAATGTGAGCAGGTTTGTTGATAACGGTAATATTATGTGGGAAGAGCTACAAAATACAGTAAAAACGGCTACACACTTTCTGGACAATGTTATCGACATGAACAAATACCCTATAAAACAGATAGAGGATATGACAAAAAGAAACAGAAAAATCGGACTCGGCATAATGGGATGGGCAGACATGCTTGCAAAGCTGGACATTCCTTATAACTCCGAGGAGGCTTTAAAGCTGGCTGAAGACCTTATGAAATTTATCAGGGACAAAGGCAGAGAAGCATCATCAGAGATTGCAAAAATAAGAGGCAATTTCCCAAATTTTGAAGGAAGTATTTATCCGGGACTTGGTTTTGAATACATGAGAAATGCCACTATAACCACGATTGCTCCCACCGGAACTATATCTATAATAGGCGGAAGTTCCAGCGGAGTGGAGCCTTACTTTGCAATAGCTTTTTACAGAAATGTGATGGACAACGACAAGCTTGTGGAAGTCTGCCCTACTTTCCGTGAAATATCTAAAAAGGAAGGGTTTTTCAGCTCGGAGCTTTTTGAATACATTGCAGAAAAAGGTACGGTAAAAGAGAGCACAGTGGTACCGGAAAAATACAAGAAAATTTTTGTCACTGCTCATGAAATATCTCCAAAGTGGCACGTCAGAATGCAGTCGGCATTCCAGAAATTTACCGACAATGCTGTGAGTAAAACTGTAAATTTTGCCAATGAAGCCACTCCTGATGATGTAAGAGAGGTATATGAACTGGCATATAAAGAAGGTTGTAAAGGTATTACAATATACAGGGACGGATCCAGAACCGGCCAGGTTTTAAATGTAGGTACATCTAAAGATAAAGAAGGGGGTAAGGAAGATGAAAAATTCCTTGAAGTAAAAGGTACTTTCAGCCCCAAACCCAGGCCGAAAATGCTTATGGGTAGAACTATCGAAATGATGACTGGTTGCGGCAAACTATATGTAACTATCAATTACGATGAAGAAGGAGAACCTTTTGAGGTTTTCACAAGCATGGGTAAAGCAGGCGGCTGTGCCCAAAGTCAGTGTGAGGCAATGGGCAGACTTATTTCACTTGCATTAAGAAGCGGTGGAGAACCGGAAACCATTATTAAACAGTTGAAAGGAATTTCCTGTCATATGAGGTACGGTTTCGGGCCTAATCAGGTTTTAAGTTGTGCTGATGCAGTGGGCAAAGCGATTGAAAAAGCAGTAAGTAACCCTATAGAAATAAGCGTGATTAATCAGGAAAAAGTAACGGTGGATAAACTTCTTGAAGAAGCCGAAAAGGGAGAAAAAAAAGTTGAAGAGAGCACAGACACTCCTACAGTAAAAAACGGTGCCTGTCCTGAGTGCGGCGGCCCGATTCAGCATGTGGAAGGTTGTGATGTATGCTACTCCTGCGGCTACTCACACTGCTCTTAA
- a CDS encoding cofactor-independent phosphoglycerate mutase, whose translation MKYFVLLCDGMADYRIPQLDDRTIIEYANIPNMDYLAKNGSCGKIHTVPEGMYPGSDICNLSVFGYDPRKYYTGRSPLEAASKGIDLDDNDMSFRCNIVTYSENYSKMDDFSGEHVSQETAEKIIRVLNKEFKNEGFEFYSGVGYRNLMIVRNCDYNLTSTPPHDIMGKYISDYLPVGRGAEKLKAVMKRANEIIANMESENANGIWLWGEGRKPLLDSFQKLYGVSGSVVAAVDLIKGIGKFAGLDVIDVPGATGFIDTNFEGKAKYAVNSLKNKDYVFVHVEAPDEAGHMGSVEEKINAVENIDKIMLPVIMDGLSNFDDFRILLTPDHPTPISLKTHVADPVPAIIYGSNVKKDENVYFSEFIKPSFDINDGYKIADYFINKSII comes from the coding sequence ATGAAATATTTTGTTTTACTTTGTGATGGAATGGCTGATTACAGAATACCTCAGCTGGATGACCGTACAATAATTGAATATGCAAATATACCTAATATGGATTATCTGGCCAAAAACGGGTCCTGCGGCAAAATACATACTGTTCCCGAAGGCATGTATCCCGGCAGTGATATCTGCAATCTCAGTGTATTTGGTTACGATCCCCGCAAATATTACACCGGCAGAAGCCCTCTGGAAGCTGCCAGTAAAGGGATAGATCTGGATGATAACGATATGTCCTTTCGTTGTAATATTGTAACTTATTCTGAAAATTATTCCAAAATGGATGACTTCAGCGGGGAACATGTTTCCCAGGAAACAGCAGAAAAAATCATCAGGGTGCTTAATAAAGAATTTAAAAATGAAGGCTTTGAATTTTACAGCGGTGTCGGTTACAGAAATCTCATGATTGTTAGAAACTGCGACTATAACTTAACATCCACACCGCCTCATGATATAATGGGTAAATATATTAGCGACTATCTGCCAGTCGGCAGAGGTGCAGAAAAATTAAAGGCTGTTATGAAAAGGGCTAATGAGATTATAGCAAACATGGAGTCAGAAAATGCAAACGGCATATGGCTTTGGGGGGAAGGCAGAAAACCGCTCTTGGATTCGTTTCAAAAATTATATGGAGTGAGTGGTTCTGTAGTGGCGGCTGTGGACTTGATAAAGGGAATAGGCAAATTTGCAGGACTTGATGTTATTGATGTACCCGGAGCAACCGGTTTTATCGATACAAACTTTGAAGGCAAAGCAAAATATGCTGTAAACTCACTTAAAAATAAGGATTATGTTTTTGTCCATGTTGAAGCGCCGGATGAAGCCGGGCATATGGGAAGTGTCGAAGAGAAAATTAATGCTGTTGAGAATATAGACAAGATTATGCTGCCTGTTATAATGGACGGACTCAGCAATTTTGATGATTTCAGAATTCTCCTTACTCCTGATCACCCCACACCCATTTCATTAAAAACACATGTTGCCGATCCTGTACCGGCAATAATTTACGGCAGTAATGTGAAAAAGGATGAAAATGTATATTTTTCTGAATTTATAAAACCTTCTTTTGACATCAATGATGGTTATAAGATAGCTGATTATTTTATTAATAAATCGATAATTTAA